In the genome of Streptomyces sp. NBC_00259, the window CGGGCAGGGCATCTACCGAACCCGTACCGGCGGGACATCCGGACATACATGTTTGTGGGGACGCTGTCCTTCGATCTGCTTCTCGGCGACGTTCGCTCGCTGAAGGAGAAACGCTCCGTGGTCCGCCCGATCGTGGCCGAACTCCAGCGCAAGTACGCGGTGGCAGTGGCCGAAGTGGGCGGTCAGAACCTTCACCGCAGGGCCGAGATCGGCCTTGCGGCGGTGTCCGGGGATCCGGGGCACCTCACAGACGTACTGGACCGGTGCGAGCGCCTCGTCGCCGCCCGGCCAGAGGTGGAACTGCTGTCGGTTCGACGGCGGCTCCACGGGGACGAAGACTGAGTAGTAAGCGAAAGAGGAGAAGGACCGGTGGCCGACAACGCGCGGGCCCGTAAGCTGGCCGATCGCATCCAGGTCGTGGTCGCGGAGACCCTGGACCGGCGAATCAAGGATCCGCGGCTGGGCTTCGTCACGATCACGGACGCCCGGGTCAC includes:
- a CDS encoding DUF503 domain-containing protein; translation: MFVGTLSFDLLLGDVRSLKEKRSVVRPIVAELQRKYAVAVAEVGGQNLHRRAEIGLAAVSGDPGHLTDVLDRCERLVAARPEVELLSVRRRLHGDED